The Halobacterium litoreum genome includes a region encoding these proteins:
- a CDS encoding NAD(+)/NADH kinase — protein sequence MRVGIVAQRGNSRAARVAADVREMLVAADVTVWLDTATATALGTDGRDTTEFDACDLVVSIGGDGTFLFAARGAGSTPVLGVNLGEVGFLNAVAPDDAVEATRREVERFEATGEVRYREAPRVTASGEDWSLTPALNEVAVQGEQRGHGQGVDVEVRVDGSLYETTHADGVLVATPTGSTAYNLSEGGPLVKQGVNALVVTGMCASEPMPPLVVGAESEVSVRVRGAETAVVTSDGANSRRVDPPSVVTVETADEPARVAGPDADFFQALNKLE from the coding sequence ATGCGCGTCGGAATTGTGGCACAGCGGGGGAACTCGCGGGCGGCACGCGTCGCCGCGGACGTCCGGGAGATGCTCGTGGCGGCGGACGTGACGGTGTGGTTAGACACGGCGACGGCGACGGCGCTGGGTACGGACGGCCGGGACACGACCGAGTTCGACGCCTGCGACCTCGTGGTGAGCATCGGCGGCGACGGAACGTTCCTGTTCGCGGCGCGGGGTGCGGGGTCGACGCCCGTGCTCGGCGTGAACCTCGGGGAGGTCGGGTTCCTGAACGCGGTGGCTCCGGACGACGCCGTCGAAGCCACCCGCCGGGAGGTCGAGCGCTTCGAGGCGACCGGCGAGGTGCGCTACCGGGAGGCGCCCCGCGTGACCGCGTCGGGCGAGGACTGGTCGCTGACGCCGGCGTTGAACGAGGTCGCGGTGCAGGGCGAACAGCGCGGACACGGGCAGGGCGTGGACGTGGAGGTGCGCGTCGACGGGTCGCTGTACGAGACGACACACGCGGACGGCGTGCTGGTGGCGACGCCGACGGGGAGCACGGCGTACAACCTCAGCGAGGGCGGCCCGCTCGTGAAACAGGGCGTGAACGCGCTCGTCGTCACCGGGATGTGCGCGTCCGAACCGATGCCGCCGCTGGTCGTCGGGGCGGAAAGCGAGGTGTCGGTGCGGGTCCGCGGCGCCGAGACGGCCGTCGTGACCAGCGACGGTGCGAACTCGCGTCGCGTCGACCCGCCGTCGGTGGTGACCGTGGAGACGGCCGACGAACCGGCGAGGGTCGCGGGGCCGGACGCGGACTTCTTCCAGGCGCTGAACAAACTGGAGTGA
- a CDS encoding TrmB family transcriptional regulator, translating to MADLRDLGLSEYEANAYRALLSTGPATAKELSDESGVPMGRIYDVLGSIESQHLVRSQAASRPKKYVAVEPDTALDRLLDDRKRELEEKASQYEDVVDELTRDLRDPTAPEDGFWTAALGPEDSIDLLLERLDAADDRVVLVTGTPSSSFDLDDVSGRVFERLEAAVDRGVSVSVLLSADLARSLPPEVNERYASVLADNPDYEVRYGDGIDGNVTIIDGAEVCLEVSNPVQPDEAFATIDLQDPEFAADVSEAFADSWSDATALN from the coding sequence ATGGCAGACTTGAGGGATTTGGGGCTCTCGGAGTACGAGGCGAACGCGTACCGCGCGCTCCTCAGTACCGGGCCGGCAACTGCAAAAGAGTTGTCAGACGAGAGCGGGGTGCCGATGGGGCGCATCTACGACGTGCTCGGCAGCATCGAATCACAGCATCTCGTGCGCAGTCAGGCCGCGAGTCGCCCGAAGAAGTACGTCGCGGTCGAACCCGACACCGCCCTCGACCGCCTGCTCGACGACCGGAAACGCGAACTCGAGGAGAAAGCCAGCCAGTACGAGGACGTCGTCGACGAACTCACGCGCGACCTCCGGGACCCCACCGCGCCCGAGGACGGCTTCTGGACGGCCGCGCTCGGCCCCGAGGACTCCATCGACCTCCTGCTCGAACGCCTCGACGCGGCCGACGACCGCGTCGTCCTCGTCACCGGCACCCCCTCCTCCAGTTTCGACCTCGACGACGTGAGCGGGCGCGTCTTCGAACGACTCGAAGCAGCCGTCGACCGCGGCGTCTCCGTCTCCGTCCTCCTCTCCGCGGACCTCGCGCGCTCGCTCCCGCCGGAAGTCAACGAGCGCTACGCCTCGGTCCTCGCCGACAACCCCGACTACGAAGTGCGGTACGGCGACGGCATCGACGGCAACGTCACCATCATCGACGGCGCCGAGGTCTGTCTCGAAGTGTCGAACCCCGTCCAGCCGGACGAGGCGTTTGCCACCATCGACCTCCAGGACCCCGAGTTCGCCGCCGACGTCTCCGAGGCGTTCGCTGACTCCTGGAGCGACGCCACCGCCCTCAATTAG
- a CDS encoding type I restriction-modification system subunit M N-terminal domain-containing protein: MPPSIDPYVDPSELQSPKNQYIAWLDIMGTANAMRRSVKTGAVKVLKMHNAVLDVQNDYDVDIFPMMDGMYIVSDEKFELIGFLQDIFRGYAEYLVGESEQDHFEVYYTSIIRAAVAFGPLYHGGDTTESVSETIAGSEGYKNSILVGVPMADAYEAETEAPPFGIRIHRSARTLAPEGEEPIPQYWWNWWEGTDLPENLLDLLNNYFEHFEESRHSEYDEQKLERHKETAKVYLKEEY, translated from the coding sequence ATGCCTCCAAGTATTGATCCATATGTTGACCCGTCTGAGTTGCAGTCTCCCAAAAACCAGTACATCGCTTGGTTAGACATAATGGGGACTGCAAATGCAATGAGGCGATCTGTGAAGACTGGAGCAGTCAAAGTTCTAAAAATGCACAACGCAGTCCTTGATGTCCAGAATGACTACGATGTCGACATTTTCCCGATGATGGATGGGATGTACATCGTTTCAGATGAGAAGTTTGAGCTTATCGGCTTTCTACAGGATATATTCAGAGGATACGCGGAATATTTAGTTGGAGAATCTGAACAAGACCATTTCGAGGTTTATTACACCTCCATTATTAGAGCCGCAGTTGCGTTTGGACCGCTCTACCATGGTGGAGACACAACAGAATCGGTCTCCGAAACAATCGCTGGATCAGAGGGATACAAGAATAGCATCTTGGTAGGGGTTCCAATGGCTGACGCGTACGAGGCTGAAACCGAAGCCCCACCATTTGGCATTCGTATTCACAGATCTGCGCGGACACTCGCACCTGAAGGCGAGGAGCCAATTCCACAGTATTGGTGGAACTGGTGGGAGGGGACCGACTTGCCCGAGAATCTGCTTGATTTACTCAATAATTACTTTGAACATTTTGAAGAATCTCGCCATAGCGAGTATGATGAACAAAAGCTTGAAAGACATAAAGAGACGGCCAAAGTTTATTTGAAAGAAGAATACTAG
- a CDS encoding KaiC domain-containing protein — MADEDDEDWFEQAFEDETPDDEPTDGSPPDESDDAESDADDPSSDESTGEPTDDSRSGDAESDSSPSFDAESDSPPEPATGDDAPPEPATGDDENDADAFADAFGGGDPAPNDGDDGDLFEDDFADAFAGGSGGAPAPGGGGGGGENFGFDLDGDTGGGAPGGFEEEEEYDSDIPRIDVGIDGLDEMIQGGLPERSLMVAIGEAGTGKTTFGLQFLHEAIENGERAVFITLEESRERVVQSATDKGWEFERHAEEGNLAVIDIDPIEMANSLTSIRNELPRLVEEFGASRLVLDSVSLLEMMYDDQSKRRTEIYDFTKSLKDAGVTTMLTSEASEDSAFASRFGIIEYLTDAVVVLRYICPEDFRETRLAVEIQKIRDANHSRETKPYEITHQGISVYRQANIF, encoded by the coding sequence GTGGCTGACGAAGACGACGAGGACTGGTTCGAGCAGGCGTTCGAGGACGAGACGCCCGACGACGAACCGACAGACGGCTCCCCGCCCGACGAGTCGGACGACGCCGAGAGCGACGCGGACGACCCGTCGAGCGACGAATCGACGGGCGAACCGACAGACGACTCGCGGAGCGGCGACGCCGAAAGCGATTCGTCGCCAAGCTTCGACGCCGAAAGCGATTCGCCACCCGAACCGGCGACCGGCGACGACGCCCCGCCCGAACCGGCGACCGGCGACGACGAGAACGACGCCGACGCCTTCGCGGACGCCTTCGGCGGCGGCGACCCCGCGCCAAACGACGGCGACGACGGCGACCTGTTCGAGGACGACTTCGCCGACGCGTTCGCCGGCGGCAGCGGTGGCGCGCCCGCACCCGGCGGTGGCGGAGGCGGCGGCGAGAACTTCGGCTTCGACCTCGACGGCGACACCGGCGGCGGCGCGCCCGGCGGCTTCGAGGAAGAGGAGGAGTACGACTCCGACATCCCCCGCATCGACGTCGGCATCGACGGCCTCGACGAGATGATTCAGGGCGGCCTCCCCGAGCGCTCCCTGATGGTCGCCATCGGCGAAGCCGGGACCGGGAAGACCACGTTCGGCCTCCAGTTCCTCCACGAAGCCATCGAGAACGGCGAACGCGCCGTCTTCATCACGCTCGAAGAGTCACGCGAGCGCGTCGTCCAGAGCGCCACCGACAAAGGCTGGGAGTTCGAGCGCCACGCCGAAGAAGGCAACCTCGCCGTCATCGACATCGACCCCATCGAGATGGCGAACTCCCTCACCAGCATCCGGAACGAACTCCCCCGGCTCGTCGAGGAGTTCGGCGCCAGTAGGCTCGTCCTCGACTCCGTCTCCCTCCTGGAGATGATGTACGACGACCAGTCCAAGCGCCGCACCGAAATCTACGACTTCACCAAATCGCTGAAGGACGCCGGCGTCACCACCATGCTCACCAGCGAAGCGAGCGAGGACTCCGCGTTCGCCTCTCGCTTCGGCATCATCGAGTACCTCACCGACGCCGTCGTCGTCCTCCGGTACATCTGCCCCGAGGACTTCCGGGAGACCCGACTCGCCGTCGAAATCCAGAAGATACGCGACGCCAACCACTCCCGCGAAACCAAACCCTACGAAATCACCCACCAGGGAATCAGCGTCTACCGGCAAGCGAATATCTTCTGA
- the mptA gene encoding GTP cyclohydrolase MptA: MSKQLPDVQASEPDVAVGLSQVGVTGVEKLVKIAREDKRPIVLMAEFEVYVDLPQGRKGIDMSRNMEVIDETLEDAVSEPVYRVEEMCGETAERLLEKHDYTTTATVQMEAELMIQDETPASERATQGTVDILASATAREDEPTREEVGARVVGMTVCPCSQQMMSASAREKLRELGVGEDEVAEFLREVPQAGHSQRGHATLTVEAAGDPDVDLLDVIDVARDSMSARIYNLAKRPDEDHMTYAAHANAKFVEDCVRSMARGVVEEFAHLPEDAVVTMKQSNDESIHQHNAHAERVAEFGTLKGEVNGNK, translated from the coding sequence ATGAGCAAGCAGCTTCCGGACGTGCAGGCGTCCGAGCCGGACGTCGCGGTCGGCTTGAGTCAAGTCGGCGTGACCGGCGTCGAGAAACTCGTGAAGATAGCCCGCGAGGACAAGCGCCCCATCGTGTTGATGGCGGAGTTCGAGGTGTACGTCGACCTCCCGCAGGGCCGGAAGGGCATCGACATGAGCCGGAACATGGAGGTCATCGACGAGACGCTGGAAGACGCCGTCTCCGAACCCGTCTACCGCGTCGAGGAGATGTGCGGAGAGACCGCCGAGCGCCTGCTGGAGAAACACGACTACACGACGACGGCGACAGTGCAGATGGAGGCGGAGTTGATGATTCAGGACGAGACGCCGGCGAGCGAACGCGCGACGCAGGGCACGGTGGACATCCTCGCGTCGGCGACGGCGCGCGAGGACGAACCGACGCGCGAGGAGGTCGGCGCGCGCGTCGTCGGGATGACGGTGTGTCCGTGCAGCCAGCAGATGATGAGCGCGTCCGCCCGCGAGAAACTCCGCGAGTTGGGCGTCGGCGAGGACGAGGTCGCGGAGTTCCTCCGTGAGGTTCCGCAGGCGGGTCACAGCCAGCGCGGGCACGCGACGCTCACCGTCGAGGCCGCGGGCGACCCTGACGTCGACCTGCTGGACGTCATCGACGTGGCACGGGACTCGATGAGCGCGCGCATCTACAACCTCGCGAAGCGCCCGGACGAGGACCACATGACGTACGCCGCACACGCCAACGCGAAGTTCGTGGAGGACTGCGTGCGGTCGATGGCACGGGGCGTCGTCGAGGAGTTCGCCCACCTGCCCGAGGACGCGGTGGTGACGATGAAACAGTCAAACGACGAGTCGATTCACCAGCACAACGCGCACGCCGAGCGCGTCGCGGAGTTCGGGACGCTGAAGGGCGAAGTGAACGGGAACAAGTAA